From a region of the Clupea harengus chromosome 9, Ch_v2.0.2, whole genome shotgun sequence genome:
- the LOC105909321 gene encoding stAR-related lipid transfer protein 13 isoform X7, with protein MKISKIEAKEACDWLRAAGFPQYAQLFEDSQFPIDISPVKKDHDFLDKDLVEPLCRRLNTLNKCASMKLDVNLPKKKCEDSDEDDLVAISDKWTFEWSSRRWSRLQDIDGLLGQGESHRGGAGEPGEPGLALRTTTSSESVLTDLSEPEVSSLHSESSGHSGHHRGTHSAEDSDCSRRTCSDSAATMPDSTSLALPHGTALLADAGQGYGSLPAKGGKRARVKDFVRRMDTLRSRGGHAGSGRRPPIISAPVLQQEPKVLRTLRCVEIVNGDTSGGLDLAPRIPMLTIAPCPSSSEGSSSQSSGSAVSTPSMKERRPHRHGNESGGGGRAGPDSRRGGMYLEDAVDALVEHHRRDEFRSYEDLVVHIPKDHKPGTFPKALSIESLSPTSSGLHNVVADWHSMGRASLEVPQQRPPSIRVPRPVTQCCSRGSRISVYDNVPGSHLYASTGDLMDLEKEEDLFPHLDDILQHVSGLQQIVDHWTKNVLPAGEGECDSDGGGGGDGAEGEGKRPDLQSSSQITLDFEGNSVLEGQTTPSDGDRDGVSLNETEPGGMRERRDSGVGASLTRPNRLRWPSFQISNRLSHSMASLQITNQSGGQMCLLQKFSLLRLTAIMEKYSLSNKHGWTWAVPKFMKRMKVPDYKDKNVFGVPLIVQVQRTGQPLPLSLQQALRYLRSQCLDQVGLFRKSGVKSRIQALRQMNENSPDDVNYEEQSAYDVADMVKQFFRDLPEPLLTSKLGETFLHIYQYVPKDQRLQAVQAAIMLMSDENREVLQTLLCFLSDVTSSVEENQMTPMNIAVCLAPSLFHLNILKKDNLSPRAMQKKYATGRPDQKDLNENLAATQGLAHMIMECNRLFEVSSSIPHEMVTQSRNSYVEADLHAPTMEEMFKSLEEDDGSYQTHMELRLQGLLKEARDKAKGWVSCSSADNTELCYKKVGDGNPLRRWRVSVEVEAPPSVVLNRVLRERHLWDVDLLQWKIREPLDKQTEVYQYVLNRMPPHPSRDFVVLRSWRTDLPKGTCSLVSVSVEHEDCPMLGMVRAVVLESNYLLEPCGMGKSRLTHICRVDLKGRTPEWYNKAFGHLCAAEAARIRNSFQPISTDGPETKI; from the exons AGATCGAAGCGAAGGAGGCTTGTGATTGGCTGCGGGCGGCAGGATTCCCGCAGTACGCCCAGCTCTTTGAAG ATTCTCAGTTTCCCATTGACATCTCCCCTGTGAAGAAAGACCACGATTTTCTAGACAAAGACCTTGTGGAACCCCTCTGTCG gcgACTCAACACGCTAAACAAGTGTGCATCTATGAAACTCGACGTGAACTTACCGAAAAAGAAA TGCGAGGACTCTGATGAGGACGACCTGGTGGCCATCAGCGACAAATGGACATTTGAGTGGAGCAGCCGGCGCTGGTCCAGATTGCAGGACATCGACGGCCTGCTGGGTCAGGGGGAGAGCCATCGGGGTGGGGCTGGTGAGCCGGGCGAACCGGGCCTGGCCCTgcgcaccaccaccagcagcgaGAGTGTGCTGACGGACCTGAGCGAGCCCGAGGTGTCGTCCCTGCACAGCGAGAGTAGCGGCCACAGCGGGCACCACCGGGGCACCCACAGCGCCGAGGACTCGGACTGCTCCAGGCGGACGTGCTCGGACTCAGCCGCCACTATGCCCGACTCCACATCCCTTGCACTGCCGCACGGGACGGCCCTGCTGGCCGACGCCGGCCAGGGGTATGGCTCCCTGCCGGCTAAAGGGGGGAAGCGGGCGCGGGTTAAGGACTTTGTGCGGCGGATGGATACGCTGAGGTCGCGCGGGGGCCATGCTGGCAGCGGCCGCAGGCCTCCAATTATCAGCGCCCCTGTTTTACAGCAGGAGCCGAAGGTACTAAGGACACTGAGGTGTGTGGAAATTGTGAACGGTGACACGAGTGGGGGCCTGGATTTGGCCCCTCGCATTCCGATGCTAACGATTGCCCCGTGCCCGTCCAGCAGTGagggcagcagcagccaatcCAGTGGCAGCGCAGTGAGCACGCCCAGTATGAAGGAGCGGCGGCCACATCGCCATGGCAACGAGAGCGGCGGAGGCGGCCGGGCAGGGCCGGATAGCAGGCGGGGTGGCATGTACCTGGAGGACGCCGTAGATGCTCTGGTGGAGCACCACCGCCGAGATGAGTTCCGCTCCTATGAGGACCTGGTGGTACACATCCCCAAGGACCACAAGCCCGGCACCTTCCCCAAGGCGCTTTCCATCGAGAGCCTGTCACCCACCTCCTCCGGCCTCCACAACGTTGTTGCCGACTGGCACTCTATGGGCAGGGCCAGCCTGGAGGTTCCCCAACAGCGGCCGCCCAGCATCAGGGTACCGCGGCCCGTCACCCAGTGCTGCTCGCGGGGGAGCCGGATCAGCGTGTACGACAACGTCCCCGGCTCGCACCTGTACGCCAGCACGGGGGACCTGATGGAcctggagaaggaagaggaccTGTTTCCGCACCTGGACGACATCCTGCAGCACGTCAGTGGCCTCCAGCAGATTGTGGACCATTGGACCAAAAATGTGTTGCCTGCCGGGGAGGGGGAGTGCGACAGcgatgggggaggaggaggagatggggccgagggggagggaaagaggccAGACCTACAGTCCTCCAGCCAGATCACGCTGGACTTTGAGGGCAACTCGGTGCTGGAGGGACAGACGACGCCCAGCGACGGGGACCGGGACGGCGTGTCCCTGAATGAAACGGAGCCCGGCggcatgagggagaggagagactccGGGGTTGGAGCATCACTCACAAGACCTAACCG ACTGCGCTGGCCCAGCTTTCAGATATCCAATCGCCTGAGCCATTCAATGGCCTCCCTTCAGATCACCAACCAATCAGGTGGCCAGATGTGTCTATTGCAGAAGTTCTCTCTCCTGCGGCTCACAGCCATCATGGAAAAGTACTCCCTGTCCAACAAACATGGTTGGACCTG GGCAGTGCCCAAGTTCATGAAGAGGATGAAGGTGCCCGACTATAAGGACAAGAATGTGTTTGGAGTGCCTCTGATTGTGCAGGTGCAGCGCACGGGTCAGCCCCTGCCCCTCAGCCTCCAGCAGGCCCTGCGCTACCTCAGGAGCCAGTGTCTGGACCAg GTGGGTCTGTTCCGTAAGTCGGGGGTTAAGTCTCGCATTCAGGCGTTGAGGCAGATGAACGAGAACTCCCCAGACGATGTGAACTACGAGGAACAGTCTGCATATGACGTGGCAGACATGGTCAAACAGTTCTTCAGAGACCTCCCTGAGCCACTGCTCACAAGCAAACTTGGAGAGACTTTCCTGCATATCTACCAAT atgtGCCAAAAGACCAGCGCTTGCAGGCGGTGCAGGCGGCCATCATGCTGATGTCGGATGAGAACCGTGAGGTGCTGCAGACGCTGCTCTGCTTTCtgagtgatgtcacttcctctgTGGAGGAGAACCAGATGACGCCCATGAACATCGCCGTCTGTTTGGCCCCCTCGCTCTTCCACCTCAACATCCTGAAAAAAGACAATCTGTCACCCAG GGCCATGCAGAAGAAGTATGCCACAGGACGCCCTGACCAGAAGGACCTGAACGAGAACTTGGCTGCCACTCAAGGCCTGGCTCACATGATCATGGAGTGCAACCGGCTCTTTGAGGTATCTTCTTCA ATCCCCCATGAGATGGTGACACAGTCTCGTAACTCGTACGTGGAGGCGGACCTGCATGCTCCCACCATGGAGGAGATGTTTAAGTCTCTGGAGGAGGACGACGGCTCCTACCAGACCCACATGGAGCTCCGACTGCAGGGGCTCCTGAAGGAGGCGCGCGACAAGGCCAAGGGCTGGGTCTCCTGCTCCAGTGCCGACAACACTGAGCTCTGCTACAAGAAG GTGGGGGATGGGAACCCTCTGCGGCGGTGGCGTGTGTCCGTGGAGGTGGAGGCCCCTCCGTCGGTGGTGCTGAACCGCGTGCTGCGAGAGCGCCACCTGTGGGACGTGGACCTGCTGCAGTGGAAGATCCGGGAGCCACTGGACAAGCAGACTGAGGTGTACCAGTACGTCCTCAACCGCATGCCCCCACACCCCAGCAGGGACTTTGTGGTGCTCAG GTCATGGAGGACGGACCTGCCCAAGGGCACGTGTTCtctggtgtctgtctccgtgGAGCATGAGGACTGCCCCATGCTTGGAATGGTGCGAGCCGTGGTGCTCGAGTCCAATTACCTGCTAGAGCCTTGTGGGATGGGCAAgtccagactcacacacatctgcagagtGGACCTCAA AGGGAGGACTCCGGAGTGGTACAACAAGGCCTTTGGGCATCTCTGTGCCGCGGAGGCTGCCCGCATCCGGAATTCCTTCCAACCAATCAGCACAGACGGTCCTGAGACCAAGATCTGA